The genomic window TCTCTCCATCAGTAGGATTATAAAGTCTGATAATAGAACGTCCTGTTGTGGATTTACCAGAACCAGACTCTCCAACTAAACCAAACGTCTCACCTTTGAAAATATCGAATGTAATATCATCTACTGCACGTACTTCATTTTTAGTACCTTCATTGAAGTATTGCTTTAAATTCTTAACTTCTAATATTTTTTCTCTTTGCTCCATTTTATACGCCTCCTTTTACTTCGTTTTCAGAACTAAAAACGGAGGTTTCATTTTTACTATAATAGTTAGCAAACTTCTTTTTATAAAGGGCTTGTCTTGCTCTAATTTCAGCAGGTGGATTAACTGCTGGAGCATTTGGGTGCAATAACCACGTAGCTGCAGAGTGTGTATCAGAAACTTCAAAAAAAGGAGGTTCGAGTTTCGTATCAATTTTCATTGCAAATTCATTTCTAGGTGCAAACGCATCTCCCACCGGCGGATCTAATAAATCTGGTGGTGTTCCTGGAATAGCATATAGGGTTTTCTCCATTTCAAGAGTTGGCATAGAGCTAATTAGTCCCCATGTATAAGGGTGTTGAGGATTATAAAATATCTCGTCTACAGTCCCTATTTCAACAATTTTCCCTGCATACATGACAGCCACACGATCAGCTACATTTGCCACTACTCCTAAATCATGTGTAATAAATATAATTGAAGTCGATATTTTCTTTTGTAATTCCTTCATCAAGTCAAGAATTTGAGCTTGAATCGTTACATCTAATGCCGTTGTTGGCTCATCTGCAATTAATATTTCTGGGTTACAAGCTAAAGCTATTGCTATAACGATTCTTTGGCGTTGTCCACCTGAAAATTGATGCGGATATTGCTTCATACGCTTTTCAGCCTGTGGTAATCCTACTAAATTTAATAATTCAAGAGCTCTGTTAGTAGCCTCTTGTTTATTTAATTTTTGGTGTAAACGGATTGGTTCAGATATTTGTTTTCCAATTGTCATTGTCGGATTAAGTGACGTCATTGGATCTTGGAAAATCATAGCAATATCTTTTCCGCGAATTTTTTGCATTTCTTTTTCAGTCTTCTTAACTAAATCATCACCATTATAAAGGATTGTACCCTCTTCGACATTTGCATTTTGAGAAAGTAAACGCATAATGCTGCGAGTCGTTACTGATTTTCCAGAACCCGACTCTCCCACGATTGCCAAAGTTTCACCTTTTTTCAGATTGAAACTGACACCACGAATAGCTTTTACTTTACCAGCGTAGGTGTCGAATGTGATATTTAAATTTTTAACTTCTAATACATTATTCATTCGGTTTCACCTCGCTAATCTTTCATTTTTGGATCAAATGCATCTCGTAAACCATCAGCTAATAGGTTAAATGAAATCATTAAGATACAAATAACTGCTGCTGGATACCACATTAAGTGAGGTAAGAAGCGGAAAGTTTTGTATCCGTCATTAATTAATGTTCCAAGTGATGCTGTAGGAGCTGGAATTCCAATACCAATGAAACTTAAGAAAGCTTCAAAGAAAATTGCAGCTGGAATTGAGAACATGGTTTGAATGATGATGATACCTGATAAATTTGGAATTAAATGTTTAAATGCAATTTTTATTGGTGATTCACCCAACGTTTTTGCAGCTAAAATATACTCTTGATTTTTTAACTTTAACGTTTGAGCTCTAATGACACGTGCCATAGAAATCCAGCCCGTAATAGCTAGCGCAATGATAATTGACTTAATACCTGGATCTAAAACTAGTAACATAAGTATAACAACTACTAAGTTTGGTACTCCTGATAAAATTTCCAAAACACGTTGCATACCATTATCTACCTTGCCACCAGACCAGCCAGAGACTAAACCGTAGATAACACCAATCGTTAAATCAAAAAACGCTGCTACAAATGCAATGAGTAATGAAACACGTGTACCGTGTAAAATACGAGATAATAAATCTCGTCCTAGTCCGTCAGTTCCTAAGTAATAATTTACATCATTAGGCACACCTTGTTGCTCATACTTATCCACACGTGTATCTCCAACGGCTTGTGTTCCATTTAGACCATT from Carnobacterium iners includes these protein-coding regions:
- a CDS encoding ABC transporter ATP-binding protein; protein product: MNNVLEVKNLNITFDTYAGKVKAIRGVSFNLKKGETLAIVGESGSGKSVTTRSIMRLLSQNANVEEGTILYNGDDLVKKTEKEMQKIRGKDIAMIFQDPMTSLNPTMTIGKQISEPIRLHQKLNKQEATNRALELLNLVGLPQAEKRMKQYPHQFSGGQRQRIVIAIALACNPEILIADEPTTALDVTIQAQILDLMKELQKKISTSIIFITHDLGVVANVADRVAVMYAGKIVEIGTVDEIFYNPQHPYTWGLISSMPTLEMEKTLYAIPGTPPDLLDPPVGDAFAPRNEFAMKIDTKLEPPFFEVSDTHSAATWLLHPNAPAVNPPAEIRARQALYKKKFANYYSKNETSVFSSENEVKGGV
- the opp3C gene encoding oligopeptide ABC transporter permease, which codes for MNNSKQTVDETTKLSPEMFNPADSSDKVDNERITAPSLSFLEDSWRRLKKNKAAVISLFILIIFIMLSVFAPIVSPHDPDFQIVSHANLPPKIPGLNINGLNGTQAVGDTRVDKYEQQGVPNDVNYYLGTDGLGRDLLSRILHGTRVSLLIAFVAAFFDLTIGVIYGLVSGWSGGKVDNGMQRVLEILSGVPNLVVVILMLLVLDPGIKSIIIALAITGWISMARVIRAQTLKLKNQEYILAAKTLGESPIKIAFKHLIPNLSGIIIIQTMFSIPAAIFFEAFLSFIGIGIPAPTASLGTLINDGYKTFRFLPHLMWYPAAVICILMISFNLLADGLRDAFDPKMKD